From a single Brassica oleracea var. oleracea cultivar TO1000 chromosome C5, BOL, whole genome shotgun sequence genomic region:
- the LOC106293551 gene encoding vacuolar iron transporter homolog 1 yields the protein MESHNVNNSLNIDMEKDQEKAFDYSKRAQWLRAAVLGANDGLVTTASLMMGVGAIKPDVKTMVLTGFAGLVAGACSMAIGEFVSVYSQYDIEVAQMKRDNGGVIDKEKLPSPIKAATASSLAFSIGAIVPLLAAAFVKTYKVRIGVIVAAVTLALVMFGWLGAVLGKAPVVKSSARVLIGGWLAMAVTYGLTKLVGSHGMS from the coding sequence ATGGAGTCCCATAACGTGAACAACAGCTTGAACATAGACATGGAGAAAGATCAAGAAAAGGCTTTCGATTACTCCAAACGAGCTCAATGGCTACGAGCTGCCGTGCTTGGTGCCAACGACGGTCTTGTCACGACGGCTTCGCTTATGATGGGTGTCGGTGCGATTAAGCCAGACGTCAAAACCATGGTTCTAACCGGTTTCGCGGGTTTAGTTGCCGGAGCTTGTAGCATGGCGATCGGAGAGTTTGTCTCGGTTTACTCTCAGTACGACATAGAGGTGGCTCAGATGAAGAGAGATAACGGAGGAGTGATAGACAAAGAGAAGCTTCCGAGTCCTATAAAAGCGGCTACTGCGTCTTCGTTAGCGTTTTCTATAGGAGCGATTGTGCCTTTATTGGCGGCTGCGTTTGTGAAAACGTATAAAGTGAGGATTGGAGTGATTGTGGCGGCGGTGACGTTGGCTTTGGTTATGTTTGGGTGGCTAGGAGCGGTTTTGGGGAAAGCACCGGTGGTTAAGTCGTCGGCTAGGGTTCTGATTGGAGGATGGTTAGCTATGGCGGTTACGTATGGCTTGACCAAACTGGTTGGATCACATGGTATGTCATAA
- the LOC106344495 gene encoding LOW QUALITY PROTEIN: uncharacterized protein LOC106344495 (The sequence of the model RefSeq protein was modified relative to this genomic sequence to represent the inferred CDS: inserted 1 base in 1 codon; deleted 1 base in 1 codon; substituted 2 bases at 2 genomic stop codons) — MVKYQDMLTRRSSGDTDDCLYRCLSLEIARTLSHKLYVCRDLGVPDKSIKWLVXSSPHTFFSPDKKIQRVLNWVCSYGFDLKNAGFVHAMVAFDWTSESTRERXLNLFQRFGWSKKYFVAAVMEFPNCTTVYDEKIMYTMDYLVNIIGLKAKDIVARTVVLDLSIEXRIKPRSQLISLLVSEGLVEKEDVNYFTMLKIKKLQFMDKFVVKHQKEMPELVQNLTSNR, encoded by the exons ATGGTAAAATATCAAGATATGCTTACGAGGAGATCATCTGGAGATACAGATGATTGTTT ATATAGATGTTTATCTTTGGAGATTGCGCGAACATTATCTCACAAACTTTATGTTTGTAGGGACCTTGGAGTTCCAGACAAGAGCATCAAGTGGCTGGTTTAATCTTCTCCCCACACTTTCTTCTCTCCCGAT AAAAAAATTCAACGAGTCTTGAACTGGGTCTGTAGCTACGGTTTTGACCTGAAGAATGCTGGTTTTGTTCATGCTATGGTGGCTTTTGATTGGACGAGTGAATCAACCAGGGAACGGTAGTTGAATCTGTTCCAACGTTTTGGTTGGTCTAAAAAATATTTTGTTGCGGCAGTTATGGAGTTTCCAAATTGCACAACGGTTTATGATGAAAAGATTATGTACACGATGGATTATCTCGTGAACATCATTGGTTTGAAGGCTAAAGACATTGTTGCGAGAACGGTGGTGTTGGATCTGAGCATTG ATAGAATCAAACCAAGGAGCCAGTTGATTTCTTTACTTGTATCTGAAGGACTTGTGGAGAAAGAAGATGTGAACTATTTCACTATGCTGAAGATAAAAAAACTCCAGTTCATGGATAAGTTTGTGGTGAAGCATCAGAAGGAGATGCCGGAACTTGTACAAAACCTAACGAGTAATCGTTGA
- the LOC106294297 gene encoding sm-like protein LSM3A: MSVEEDATVREPLDLIRLSIEERIYVKLRSDRELRGKLHAFDQHLNMILGDVEEVITTVEIDDETYEEIVRKLKRKVLFLFVRGDGVILVSPP, encoded by the exons ATGTCTGTCGAGGAAGACGCCACCGTTAGGGAGCCACTGGATCTGATTCGACTGAGTATTGAAGAGAGAATCTACGTCAAGCTCCGATCCGACCGCGAACTCCGTGGCAAGCTACAC GCTTTTGATCAGCATTTGAATATGATTTTGGGTGATGTTGAAGAGGTTATCACGACTGTAGAAATCGACGACGAGACATACGAAGAGATTGTTCGT AAATTGAAAAGAAAGGTTCTGTTTCTATTTGTGAGAGGAGATGGAGTGATCTTGGTGTCGCCGCCTTGA
- the LOC106344497 gene encoding protein transport protein yif1-like: protein MSHGEAERCTYGERILGSSSEYVQSNITRYFFDPRYYFQVNDQYVRNKLKVVLFPFLHRRHWTRISEPVGGRLSYKPPIYDINAPDLYIPFMAFGTYVVLADLSPRLNGK from the exons ATGAGTCATGGAGAG GCAGAGAGATGTACGTATGGGGAGAGGATTCTAGGATCAAGCTCTGAGTATGTGCAGAGCAAT ATTACTCGTTACTTCTTTGATCCTCGATACTATTTCCAAGTGAATGATCAGTATGTTAGGAACAAACTCAAGGTTGTTCTGTTTCCTTTCCTTCACCGG AGACATTGGACTAGAATCTCTGAACCAGTTGGGGGTAGGCTCTCATACAAGCCTCCCATCTATGATATCAATGCGCCAGACTTGTACATTCCCTTTATGGCATTTGGTACGTACGTTGTTCTTGCTGATCTTTCACCGAGGCTTAATGGAAAGTAA
- the LOC106292939 gene encoding uncharacterized protein LOC106292939, which yields MPMTAKKEKELGRPNEIAYQKEAANWVNLIGLVDLLSVLVQNLSFVQQTALTDDQLQATEASEKLLIFLKNQVIWVPGSFEIGVAAQKLGKSGKFHAVLCYRCCDKRRYYSL from the exons ATGCCAATGACGGCGAAGAAGGAGAAGGAATTGGGTCGGCCAAATGAGATAGCTTACCAGAAGGAAGCAGCGAATTGGGTGAATCTGATTGGGTTAGTGGATCTGCTTTCTG TGTTGGTACAGAATCTTAGCTTTGTGCAGCAGACTGCCTTGACGGATGATCAGTTGCAAGCAACTGAAGCTAGTGAGAAACTTCTTATTTTTTTAAAAAATCAGGTTATATGGGTTCCTGGCAGCTTTGAGATAGGTGTTGCTGCACAAAAGCTTGGGAAATCAGGAAAGTTTCATGCCGTTTTATGTTATCGGTGCTGTG ATAAGAGGAGATACTACTCATTATGA
- the LOC106343239 gene encoding uncharacterized protein LOC106343239: MDGNFPQGGVVRGGPSSYGGFDLQTSMNQHRHSLHEGLPFAMVTAQTCGHHHNVAMTEQHKGDKNSVSDDDEPSFNEEGGEKSTKGSPWQRVKWTDKMVKLLITAVSYIGDDSSMDGGSRRKFAALQKKGKWKSVSKVMSERGYHVSPQQCEDKFNDLNKRYKKLNDMLGRGTSCQVVENPALLDSIGYLNDKEKDDVRKIMSSKHLFYEEMCSYHNGNRLHLPHDLALQRSLKLALRNRDDHESHHQVEDVEDDDGEGEEHDEYDDFTHGGCGGGALKKARQSHSHEDVDHPGHQVSSLECNKLSLSQMPFPQGGEESERSALMQKQWIESRTLQLEEQKLQIQVELLELEKQRFRWERFSKKRDQELERMKMENERMKLENDRMGLELKQRELGVEL; the protein is encoded by the coding sequence ATGGATGGGAACTTTCCTCAAGGAGGCGTCGTTCGTGGCGGACCTTCTTCCTACGGAGGATTCGATCTGCAAACCTCCATGAACCAGCATCGACACAGTCTCCACGAAGGTCTTCCCTTTGCTATGGTCACAGCTCAAACCTGCGGTCATCACCACAACGTGGCCATGACTGAGCAACATAAAGGGGATAAGAACTCAGTGAGTGACGATGATGAGCCGAGCTTCAACGAGGAAGGCGGTGAAAAGTCAACTAAAGGGTCTCCATGGCAGAGAGTGAAGTGGACTGATAAGATGGTGAAGCTGTTGATAACCGCTGTGTCTTATATAGGCGATGATTCGAGTATGGACGGTGGTAGCAGAAGAAAGTTTGCAGCTTTGCAGAAAAAGGGAAAGTGGAAGTCTGTTTCCAAGGTCATGTCCGAGAGAGGCTATCATGTTTCGCCTCAGCAGTGTGAGGATAAGTTCAATGATTTGAATAAACGTTACAAGAAGCTTAACGATATGCTTGGGAGAGGGACTTCTTGTCAGGTAGTGGAGAATCCTGCGCTTTTGGATTCGATTGGGTACTTGAATGATAAGGAGAAGGATGATGTTAGAAAGATCATGAGTTCTAAGCATTTGTTCTATGAGGAGATGTGTTCGTACCACAATGGGAACAGGTTGCATTTGCCTCATGACTTGGCTTTGCAGCGTTCGCTTAAGCTTGCGCTTAGGAACAGAGATGATCATGAGAGTCATCATCAAGTTGAGGATGTTGAGGATGATGATGGGGAAGGTGAGGAGCATGATGAGTATGATGATTTTACACATGGGGGTTGTGGTGGTGGTGCTTTGAAGAAGGCTAGACAGAGTCATAGCCATGAAGATGTTGACCATCCGGGTCACCAAGTGAGTTCTCTGGAGTGTAATAAGCTCTCTTTGTCGCAAATGCCGTTTCCTCAAGGTGGGGAAGAGAGTGAGAGATCAGCTTTGATGCAGAAGCAGTGGATTGAGTCTAGGACTCTTCAGTTGGAAGAGCAGAAGCTTCAGATCCAAGTTGAATTGCTGGAACTGGAGAAACAGAGATTCAGGTGGGAGAGGTTTAGTAAGAAAAGGGATCAAGAGCTGGAGAGAATGAAGATGGAGAATGAGAGGATGAAGCTTGAGAATGATAGGATGGGACTGGAGTTGAAACAAAGGGAACTGGGTGTTGAGTTGTAG
- the LOC106344118 gene encoding wall-associated receptor kinase 2-like: MNKVHGLFLVAIFILASTKLVMGQSSQNCQTKCGNVSIEYPFGTSPGCYYAGDPSFNITCNPSNKLIFGGNEVINISHSGELRVLNTRSYVCYDRQGNETGRINRWSSLGNLTFSDKNRFVAVGCNTYAFLNTDGVGNYSTGCMSTCTSPRETNGSCTGGGCCQTSLPRGSHYFMVSPYSFSNHTSVYSFNPCSYAFLVENGKYNFRSSEDLMNLRNIERFPVVLDWSIGQDSCEYVGRGNICRGNSMCSNSVRGTGYICRCKEGFDGNPYLSNENGCQDIDECTTSRHNCSASSICENTMGHFLCNCPSGYNLNATNNSCMRKGRPEYYGWTQIFLGTTIGFLAILLVISCVQRKMKHRKSTELRKHFFELNGGGMLRQRLSGAGTSNVDVKIFTEEGMKEATNGYDESRILGQGGQGTVYKGILPDKSVVAIKKARLGDCSQVEQFINEVLVLSQINHRNVVRLLGCCLETEVPLLVYEFINSGTLYDCLHGSMSDSSLTWEHRLRIAVEIAETLAYLHSSASIPIIHRDVKTANILLDENLTAKVADFGASRLIPMDKEQLTTMVQGTLGYLDPEYYNTGLLNEKSDVYSFGVVLMELLSGQKALCFEKPQQSKHLVNYFASAMKENRLHGVIDGQVMNESNQREIHEASRIAAECTRLMGEERPRMKEVAVQLEALRVTKTKQQWSDQYNEPEVNEHLVGVEILSAQGDASTTGYDSIKNVTRLHIEAGR, encoded by the exons ATGAATAAGGTGCATGGTCTGTTTTTGGTGGCTATTTTCATTCTTGCTTCTACAAAGCTGGTTATGGGTCAATCTTCGCAAAATTGCCAAACGAAATGCGGCAACGTCTCAATCGAGTACCCTTTTGGCACTTCTCCAGGTTGTTACTACGCTGGAGATCCTAGTTTCAATATCACATGTAACCCTTCAAATAAGCTGATCTTTGGCGGCAACGAAGTGATCAACATCTCACACAGCGGCGAGCTACGCGTCTTGAATACAAGATCCTATGTTTGCTACGACAGGCAAGGAAACGAGACTGGCCGCATTAACCGGTGGTCTAGTCTTGGTAACTTAACATTCTCAGACAAGAACAGGTTTGTTGCGGTAGGCTGTAACACTTACGCATTTCTGAACACTGACGGTGTTGGAAATTACTCAACTGGATGCATGTCAACATGTACTTCTCCAAGGGAGACAAATGGATCATGCACTGGTGGAGGTTGCTGCCAGACCTCTCTCCCTAGAGGGAGCCACTACTTCATGGTCTCTCCGTATAGCTTTTCCAACCATACTTCTGTTTATAGCTTCAACCCTTGCAGCTACGCCTTTCTAGTCGAAAATGGTAAGTATAACTTCAGATCTTCAGAAGATCTTATGAATCTGAGGAATATCGAGAGGTTTCCTGTGGTGCTTGATTGGTCTATTGGTCAAGATTCATGCGAGTACGTTGGAAGGGGGAACATATGTCGTGGGAACAGCATGTGTTCCAATTCTGTCCGCGGAACCGGATATATCTGCAGATGTAAGGAAGGGTTTGATGGGAATCCATATCTTTCAAACGAAAATGGTTGTCAAG ACATAGACGAGTGCACTACTAGTAGACATAACTGTTCAGCTTCCAGCATCTGTGAAAACACCATGGGACACTTCCTTTGTAATTGCCCATCTGGTTACAACTTAAATGCCACCAATAATAGCTGCATGCGTAAAGGCAGGCCTGAATACTATGGATGGACTCAAATTTTTCTTG GAACAACCATCGGCTTCTTGGCCATCCTACTTGTCATTAGCTGTGTACAACGGAAAATGAAGCACAGGAAAAGCACCGAGCTCCGAAAACACTTCTTCGAGCTAAACGGTGGCGGCATGTTGAGACAGCGACTCTCGGGAGCAGGGACATCAAATGTTGATGTCAAAATCTTTACTGAGGAAGGCATGAAGGAAGCAACTAATGGTTATGACGAAAGTAGAATCCTGGGCCAGGGAGGCCAGGGAACAGTCTACAAAGGGATATTACCGGATAAGTCCGTAGTTGCTATAAAGAAAGCTAGGCTTGGAGATTGTAGCCAAGTAGAGCAGTTCATTAACGAAGTTCTTGTGCTTTCACAGATCAACCATAGAAACGTGGTCAGGCTCTTGGGCTGCTGTCTAGAGACTGAAGTTCCCTTGCTGGTCTACGAGTTCATTAACAGTGGCACCCTTTACGACTGCTTGCACGGTTCCATGTCTGATTCTTCTCTGACATGGGAACACCGCTTGAGGATTGCCGTAGAAATTGCTGAAACTCTAGCATATCTTCACTCATCTGCTTCTATCCCAATCATCCACCGAGATGTCAAGACTGCTAATATACTCTTGGATGAAAACTTAACTGCAAAGGTAGCTGACTTTGGTGCTTCAAGGCTGATACCGATGGATAAAGAGCAGCTCACAACTATGGTTCAAGGAACTCTAGGTTACTTAGACCCAGAATACTACAACACAGGGTTGCTAAACGAGAAGAGTGATGTCTATAGCTTTGGGGTAGTCCTGATGGAACTTCTCTCAGGACAAAAGGCACTGTGCTTCGAAAAACCACAACAGTCAAAACATCTTGTGAATTACTTTGCTTCTGCCATGAAAGAAAATAGGTTGCACGGAGTCATTGACGGACAAGTGATGAACGAGTCTAACCAGAGGGAGATACATGAAGCTTCAAGAATTGCTGCTGAGTGTACGAGACTGATGGGAGAGGAGAGGCCAAGGATGAAAGAAGTAGCTGTACAGCTTGAGGCCTTGAGAGTCACAAAAACAAAACAGCAGTGGTCGGATCAGTATAATGAGCCAGAGGTGAATGAGCACTTGGTCGGTGTTGAAATCTTATCAGCACAAGGGGATGCGAGTACCACTGGCTATGACAGCATCAAGAATGTAACAAGATTACACATTGAAGCTGGCCGTTGA